GTGCTGGTTCAGCATCGAGTCCACGATGTGCACGAACGCCTCGTAGCAGTTGAACAGCCCGTGTCGCCCGGTCAGCAGATAGCCCTCCAGCCAGCCCTGGCAGAGGTGTTCGGACAGCACCTCCATCACCCGGCCGTCGGGGCTCAGGTGGTCGTCGTCCGGCCCGGTCTCGGCCAGCCAGGTCTTGTCGGTCGCCTCCAGGACCGCAGACAACCGGTTCGACGCGGTTTCATCGGGGCCCATCACCCGGAAGCGATCCGGGTTGCGACGGATCACGTCGCGCAGAAAGGTGCCGAGCACCCTGGTGGCCTCCGCGGTTCCCGTGGCCGGCGTCTCAACGGCGACGCCGTAGTCGGGGAACGCCGGAAGGTCGAGGTCGCGCAGCAGCAGCCCGCCGTTGGCGTGCGGGTTCGCGCTCATGCGTCGCTCACCCTGCGGGGCGAACTCGCGGAGGTGCGGCCGTAGTGCCCCGTCGTCGTCGAACAGCTCGTCGGGAGAGTAGCTGCGCAGCCAGTCCTCGAGCTGCGCCAGGTGTTCGGGATTGCTGCGCGTCTCCGACAGCGGCACCTGGTGTGACCGCCAGGTGCCCTCGACCTTGTTGCCGTCCACCTCCTTCGGCCCGGTCCACCCCTTCGGTGTGCGCAGCACGATCATCGGCCACAGCGGCCTGCCCTTCTCGCCGTCGAGGCGGGCGGCCCGCTGGATCGCCGCGATCTGGTCGAACGCCTCGTCGAGTGCGGTGGCCAGTTGTTGGTGCACGTTGGCCGGGTCGTCACCGGCCACCGTGATCGGCCGATAGCCGTAGCCGCCCAGCAGCGCCTCGAGTTCTTCCTGCGGGATCCGGGACAACACCGTGGGGTTGGCGATCTTGTACCCATTGAGGTGCAGGATCGGGAGCACCGCACCGTCGGTGACGGGATTGAGGAACTTGTTGGAATGCCAGCCGGCCGCCAAGGGCCCGGTTTCGGCTTCACCGTCGCCTACGACGCAGGCGACAACCAGATCGGGGTTGTCGAATGCGGCGCCGAACGCATGGACCAGCGCGTAGCCCAGCTCACCGCCCTCGTGAATCGATCCCGGCGTCTCGGACGCGACGTGACTGGGGATACCGCCGGGGAATGAGAACTGCCGGAACAGCTTTCGCAGCCCGTCGGTGTCCTCGGTGATGCCCGTATAGACCTCGGTGTAGGTGCCTTCCAGGTAGGCGTTGGCCACCAGTCCGGGACCGCCGTGCCCGGGGCCGGTGATGTAGATGACGTTGACGTCGCGGTGCCGGATCACCCGGTTCAGGTGCGCGTACACGAGGTTGAGGCCGGGCGTGGTACCCCAGTGGCCCAGCAGTCGCGGTTTCACATGCCGCGGCGCCAGCGGTTCACGCAGCAGGGGGTTGTCCAGCAGGTAGATCTGGCCGACCGACAGATAGTTCGCGGCGCGCCAATACGCGTCGATGAGCGCCAGTTCGTCGTCGGACAGGGTGGGGGTGAGCACCTGGTCGGTCATTCGCTTCATCATCGTCGTCGCGGGTGAACAATGCGTGAGGTCCCGGTACCCGATTGCCGCGGACCTAAGCATTAGCCTGACGATCGTGTTGGGATTCGCCGTACCGCAGTACGGGGCGGCCGCCTATGCCGACCTCGCCCGCTTCGCATCCACCGCCGAGGAACTCGGCGCCGACAGCCTCTGGGTCGGGGATCGCCTCCTGCCTGCGGTGAATCCGAGCGTCGGATACGCGGGTTCGGACTCCATCCCCGAGCAGTTCCGCACCGGCATCGATCCGTTCGTCGCGCTGGCGGTGGCTGCCACCGCGACGAGCAGGGTCCAGCTCGGCAGCTCCGTGTTCATCGCCCCGTGGTATCCGCCGGTGCAGCTGGCGCGGCAGTTGACCAGCCTGGACGTGGTCAGTGGTGGCCGCCTGCTGCCGGGGTTCGGCATCGGGTGGTCGCCGGAGGAGTATCAGGCCGCGGGCGCGCCGTTCCGCCGCCGCGGCGCTCAGCTCGACGAGCTCCTGGACGCCCTGGAGGCGCTGTGGACGACGAATCCCGTTGCGCACCAAGGCGAACGGTGGATCATTCCGGAATCATGGGTGAACCTCAAACCCGTGCAGCGTCCGCGCCCGCCGATCTATCTGGGCGCCTTCACCCCGGCCGGGCTCAAGCGGGTCGGTGAGCGCGCCGACGGCTGGACGCCGGTGGCGCAGGTGCCGGGCGGCGTGAGTATGGAGATGCTGGAGTGGCAGCGGAAGACCATCGAGGAAGCCGCACGCGCCGCAGGCCGGGATCCCTCGACGATCCATCCCTACGTCCGTATCAATGTCGCCGAAGGCACGCCGGTCGAGCAGGTGGCGGAGGCCGTCGCGGTGCTGGCCGACAACGGCTATCCCGACGTGTTCATCGACCTGCTCTACGTCTCCACCTCCACCGACTCCCATCTCGAATGGGTGGAACGGCTGCTGAAGCGGTGAGCGAGGGGCTGCTGGCGTCGGTGCGGGTCCTGGACCTGGGCGGCGCGTCGTCCGACGCCGTCGGCCGCCTGTTCGCCGACCTGGGCGCCGACCTGCTCAAGATCGAACCGCCAGGCGGCAGCGAGGCCCGCCACGCGCTGCCCGCCGTCGAGGGCGCGAGCATCGGGTTCGCGGTGCACAACGCCAACAAGCGCAGCGCGGTGCTCGATCCGGACAGCGCCGCGGACCGGCAGCGGCTGCTCGACCTCGCGGGCGCCGCCGACATCGCGATCGACAGCGGCATTCCCGGCGTTGCTGCTGCGTACGGAACGTCCTGCGTCGAGCTGGCCGACCGGTTTGGGCACCTGGTGGCGTTGTCGGTGACCGACTTCGGCACCACCGGTCCGTATAGCTCGCGTCAAGCGACCGACGCCGTGTTGTATGCGATGTCGACCGCGCTGTCCCGGACCGGCCCGACGACCGGTAGACCGGTCCTGCCTCCCGAAGGACTCGCGTCGGGGACTGCGGCGGTGCAGGCGGCGTGGGCGACGCTGGCCGCCTACTACCGCCGATTGCGGGACGGCAGAGGCGATTACATTGACTTCTCCCGCTTCGAGGGAGTCTTGCAGGCGCTAGATCCGCCGTTCGGGTCGGAGGGCCAGGCCTCCGTCGGCCAGAAAACGCTTGACGAGCTGTGGCGGGGGCGGCCGCGCAATCAGCAGATCTATCCGATCTTCGCCTGCAAGGACGGCCACGTCCGCATCTGCCTGCTGTCGCCGCGCCAGTGGCGCGGAATGCGGGCCTGGCTGGGCGAACCCGAACAGTTCGCCGATCCCAAGTTCGATACGATCGCGGCGCGGTACGCCGCCTCGCGCGAACTGAACGCCGCGATCGCCGACCTGGTCGCGCCGCAGACCATGGACGCGTTGGTCGCCGAAGGGCAATCGCGCGGAGTCCCCGTGGCCGCGGTGCACACGGTCGCAGAAGCCTTGGCGTCGGAGCACTTTCGCGCGGTGGGTGCACTGACCGACTTGACGGTGGCAGCGGATGTGACGCTGACGGTGCCCGCCGGCCCGGTCATCGTCGACGGCCGACACGCCGGAGTGGTCCGTCCCGTATCGGATGCGGGCTCCGATGAACCAGATTGGGCCGCAGGGACATTCGCCGCCGCGCCCCGCAACGACCGCGTCGTGCGGCCATTCGACGGCCTACGCATTCTCGACCTCGGCGTGATCGTCGCCGGCGGCGAACTCGGCCGCCTCTTCGCGGATCTGGGCGCCGAGGTGATCAAGGTGGAAAGCGCCGCCTATCCCGACGGGCTTCGTCAGACCCCGCCCGGTATGACGATGAGTAGGTCATGGGCACTGACGCACCGCAACGAGCAGAGCCTCGGTCTTGACCTCCGCCACCCCGAAGGAGCTGAACTCTTCCGCCGGCTCGTCGCGAAGGCGGACGCCGTATTCGCGAACTTCAAACCGGGAACGCTTGAATCGCTTGGCTTTTCATATGATGAATTGAGGGAGATCAATCCGCGGATAGTGCTGGCGGAGAGCAGCGCGTACGGGCCGAATGGGCCGTGGAGCGACCGCATGGGCTACGGCCCTCTGGTGCGCGCCGCGACCGGGGTCACCTGGTTGTGGACCTCCCGGGATGCCGAACCGGGCAGCTTCTATGATGCGACCACCGTCTTTCCCGACCACATAGCCGGCCGGCTTGCCGCGGTGGCGGCCCTGGCGGCCATGATTCGGCGAGATCGCACCAGAAGCGGTGCGCACGTACACATCCCGCAGGCCGAGGCGGCCGTCAACCAGCTCGCCACCGCCTACGTCACCGAAGCCGCGCGCACCGCAGGCGTAGCGGTGGCCGAGGATGAGTCGATCCACGGCGTCTACCCGTGCGCGGGCGAGGACGAATGGTGCGTGATCTCGATTCGGTCCGAGACCGACCGCGCCGCGTTGTCGGCGGTCGTCGGTCGCGACGACCTGCCACGCGAGCGGACGGCGTTCCTCGCGGCCGTGTCGGAGTGGACGCGGGCCAGGGACAGGTCCGACGTGACCGAGACCTTGCAGGACGCGGGTGTCCCCGCGGCACCGATGAACCGTGCCGTGGACATACCGACCGATCCGCAGGTCGTTTCCCGGCGGCTGTACTCTGACATGCCGCATCCGTTGTTCGATGTGCCGATGCTCAGTGAGACGGGCCCCGCGCCCTACACGGGTATTCCAGCCGCGGAACTCCGACCCGCCCCGATGCCAGGGGAGCAGACCCGCAAGATCTGCCACGAGGTGCTCGGGATGAGCGACGAGGAGACCGATCGGCTCATCGCCGACGGCATACTTTTCACTCAATAAGGGAGCACATGATGGATCCGCGCACGCCGGTGCTGGTCGGATATGGCCAGGTCAACCAGCACGACGAGAACCCCGATGTCGAGCCGGTGGACCTGATGGAGTCAGCGGCGCGCACCGCCGCCGATCCACGCGTACTGGAGGCCGTCGACTCCATTCGCGTGGTCAACCTGCTCTCCTGGCGGTACCGCGACCCGGGATTGCTGCTCGCGCAGCGCATCCGGGCCGACGGGGCGGCCACGCGCTACACGGGCATCGGCGGCAATGTGCCTCAGACCCTGGTCAACAAGGCGTGCCTCGACATCCAGGCGGGTCGCAACGAGGTGGTGTTGATCACAGGCGCGGAGACGTGGCGGACCAGGTCACGCGTGCGGGCGACCGGCGCCAAGCCGCAGTGGACCCGCCAGGGCGAGTCCGTGCCCATCGCCGAAGGGTCCGACGAAGGCATCGAACTCGCCGGTCCGGCCGACCTGCGCATCAAGCTGGACCGCCCGGCGTATGTCTATCCGATGTTCGAGCAGGCGCTGCGGATCGCCGCGGGCGAATCGCAGGACGACCACCGTCGCCGCATCGGCGAACTGTGGGCCCAGTTCAGCGCGGTGGCCTCGACCAACCCGCATGCGT
The nucleotide sequence above comes from Mycolicibacterium moriokaense. Encoded proteins:
- a CDS encoding phosphoketolase family protein, translating into MTDQVLTPTLSDDELALIDAYWRAANYLSVGQIYLLDNPLLREPLAPRHVKPRLLGHWGTTPGLNLVYAHLNRVIRHRDVNVIYITGPGHGGPGLVANAYLEGTYTEVYTGITEDTDGLRKLFRQFSFPGGIPSHVASETPGSIHEGGELGYALVHAFGAAFDNPDLVVACVVGDGEAETGPLAAGWHSNKFLNPVTDGAVLPILHLNGYKIANPTVLSRIPQEELEALLGGYGYRPITVAGDDPANVHQQLATALDEAFDQIAAIQRAARLDGEKGRPLWPMIVLRTPKGWTGPKEVDGNKVEGTWRSHQVPLSETRSNPEHLAQLEDWLRSYSPDELFDDDGALRPHLREFAPQGERRMSANPHANGGLLLRDLDLPAFPDYGVAVETPATGTAEATRVLGTFLRDVIRRNPDRFRVMGPDETASNRLSAVLEATDKTWLAETGPDDDHLSPDGRVMEVLSEHLCQGWLEGYLLTGRHGLFNCYEAFVHIVDSMLNQHAKWLYSSSHLPWRRPIASLNYLLTSHVWRQDHNGASHQDPGFIDHVANKRPEVVRVYLPPDANTLLSVADHCLRSRHYVNVIVAGKQPALTYLDMDQAIAHCTRGLGIWDWASTTTGEPDVVLACAGDIPTLETLAAADILRHELPELGVRVVNVVDIMRLQPDTEHPHGLSDREFDALFTTDKPVIFAYHGYPWLIHRLTYRRTNHAQMHVRGFKERGTTTTPFDMVMLNDLDRFHLVLDVIDRVDGLGTRAAMLRQRMVDARMAARRYTRDHGEDDPAITNWTWDSDYQATSLSQQTLSERR
- a CDS encoding TIGR03619 family F420-dependent LLM class oxidoreductase is translated as MLGFAVPQYGAAAYADLARFASTAEELGADSLWVGDRLLPAVNPSVGYAGSDSIPEQFRTGIDPFVALAVAATATSRVQLGSSVFIAPWYPPVQLARQLTSLDVVSGGRLLPGFGIGWSPEEYQAAGAPFRRRGAQLDELLDALEALWTTNPVAHQGERWIIPESWVNLKPVQRPRPPIYLGAFTPAGLKRVGERADGWTPVAQVPGGVSMEMLEWQRKTIEEAARAAGRDPSTIHPYVRINVAEGTPVEQVAEAVAVLADNGYPDVFIDLLYVSTSTDSHLEWVERLLKR
- a CDS encoding CaiB/BaiF CoA transferase family protein, with amino-acid sequence MGGTAAEAVSEGLLASVRVLDLGGASSDAVGRLFADLGADLLKIEPPGGSEARHALPAVEGASIGFAVHNANKRSAVLDPDSAADRQRLLDLAGAADIAIDSGIPGVAAAYGTSCVELADRFGHLVALSVTDFGTTGPYSSRQATDAVLYAMSTALSRTGPTTGRPVLPPEGLASGTAAVQAAWATLAAYYRRLRDGRGDYIDFSRFEGVLQALDPPFGSEGQASVGQKTLDELWRGRPRNQQIYPIFACKDGHVRICLLSPRQWRGMRAWLGEPEQFADPKFDTIAARYAASRELNAAIADLVAPQTMDALVAEGQSRGVPVAAVHTVAEALASEHFRAVGALTDLTVAADVTLTVPAGPVIVDGRHAGVVRPVSDAGSDEPDWAAGTFAAAPRNDRVVRPFDGLRILDLGVIVAGGELGRLFADLGAEVIKVESAAYPDGLRQTPPGMTMSRSWALTHRNEQSLGLDLRHPEGAELFRRLVAKADAVFANFKPGTLESLGFSYDELREINPRIVLAESSAYGPNGPWSDRMGYGPLVRAATGVTWLWTSRDAEPGSFYDATTVFPDHIAGRLAAVAALAAMIRRDRTRSGAHVHIPQAEAAVNQLATAYVTEAARTAGVAVAEDESIHGVYPCAGEDEWCVISIRSETDRAALSAVVGRDDLPRERTAFLAAVSEWTRARDRSDVTETLQDAGVPAAPMNRAVDIPTDPQVVSRRLYSDMPHPLFDVPMLSETGPAPYTGIPAAELRPAPMPGEQTRKICHEVLGMSDEETDRLIADGILFTQ